The following are encoded together in the Micromonospora lupini genome:
- a CDS encoding YbaK/EbsC family protein, with product MGTLKTEPARARLDLLAAPVAEAIAQWPADAPVDVDDVLVAPIDADLADTAAFCEAYEVGLDVSANCVVVAGKREGVVRYAACIVLATTRADVNGVARRALDVRKASFAPMTDAVELTGMEYGGITPIGLPAQWPILVDARVIATPHVIIGSGVRHSKIALPGPALGALPGAQVVEGLARPA from the coding sequence ATGGGAACGCTGAAGACCGAACCGGCCCGTGCCCGCCTTGATCTGCTCGCCGCCCCGGTGGCGGAGGCCATCGCCCAGTGGCCTGCCGACGCGCCGGTGGACGTCGACGACGTGCTGGTCGCGCCGATCGACGCCGACCTCGCCGACACGGCGGCGTTCTGCGAGGCGTACGAGGTGGGGCTCGACGTGTCGGCCAACTGTGTCGTGGTGGCCGGGAAACGCGAGGGTGTGGTCCGTTACGCGGCCTGCATCGTGCTGGCCACCACCCGGGCCGACGTGAACGGGGTGGCCCGGCGGGCGCTTGACGTGCGCAAGGCGAGCTTCGCCCCGATGACCGACGCGGTCGAGTTGACAGGCATGGAGTACGGCGGCATCACCCCGATCGGGCTGCCGGCCCAGTGGCCGATCCTCGTGGACGCGCGGGTGATCGCCACCCCGCACGTGATCATCGGATCCGGTGTACGGCACAGCAAGATCGCGCTGCCGGGGCCGGCGCTTGGCGCGCTTCCTGGCGCGCAGGTGGTGGAGGGCCTGGCCAGGCCGGCCTGA
- a CDS encoding DsbA family oxidoreductase has translation MEIEIYADVVCPWCYLGKRRLDEALARYDGEVTVRYRPFQLDPSPVSEPRPVIDALAEKFGGPERARQMVARAVQAAAGDGLRLDYDSAVAANTFDAHRLVAYAAERGRAAEMVEALYQAHFTGGVDLGSREALAAVAGGIGLDAADARRFLDSDERTAELAAELAAARDLGITGVPTFVLAGKYAVSGAQETETLLAALAEVEQREAAAG, from the coding sequence ATGGAGATCGAGATCTACGCCGACGTCGTCTGCCCGTGGTGCTACCTCGGCAAGCGCCGACTCGACGAGGCGCTCGCCCGCTACGACGGCGAGGTGACCGTCCGGTACCGGCCGTTCCAGCTCGATCCGTCGCCGGTGTCCGAGCCCCGCCCGGTCATCGACGCGCTGGCCGAGAAGTTCGGCGGCCCGGAGCGCGCCCGGCAGATGGTCGCGCGGGCGGTCCAGGCCGCGGCGGGGGACGGGCTTCGGCTGGACTACGACAGCGCGGTGGCCGCGAACACCTTCGACGCGCACCGCCTGGTCGCCTACGCCGCCGAGCGCGGCCGGGCGGCCGAGATGGTGGAGGCCCTCTACCAGGCGCACTTCACCGGGGGCGTCGACCTCGGCTCGCGGGAGGCGCTGGCCGCCGTCGCCGGCGGGATCGGCCTGGACGCCGCGGACGCTCGCCGGTTCCTCGACTCGGACGAGCGGACCGCCGAACTCGCCGCCGAGTTGGCCGCCGCCCGCGACCTGGGCATCACGGGCGTCCCGACGTTCGTGCTTGCCGGAAAGTACGCGGTCAGCGGCGCCCAGGAGACGGAGACGCTCCTCGCCGCGCTGGCCGAGGTCGAGCAGCGGGAGGCCGCAGCAGGCTAA
- a CDS encoding SufE family protein translates to MADMPARLAEIVDEFAAAPRDLVLEMLLEYADVIPPLPADAAGHEGMEQVPECQTAFFLRARVTPDGTVETLFDCPPEAPTTRAFAGILAEGLAGASAEEVLAVPDDLYQRMGLAQAISPLRVRGGTAILGRLKRQVREQVD, encoded by the coding sequence ATGGCTGACATGCCGGCCCGACTGGCCGAGATCGTCGACGAGTTCGCTGCCGCGCCACGCGACCTGGTGCTGGAGATGCTGTTGGAGTACGCCGACGTCATCCCGCCGTTGCCCGCCGACGCCGCCGGGCACGAGGGCATGGAGCAGGTGCCCGAGTGCCAGACCGCGTTCTTCCTGCGCGCCCGGGTGACACCGGACGGGACTGTCGAGACCCTGTTCGACTGCCCGCCGGAGGCACCCACCACCCGGGCCTTCGCCGGGATCCTCGCCGAGGGTCTGGCCGGCGCGAGCGCCGAGGAGGTGCTGGCCGTGCCGGACGACCTCTACCAGCGGATGGGCCTGGCCCAGGCGATCAGCCCACTGCGGGTGCGCGGCGGCACGGCGATCCTGGGTCGGCTCAAGCGGCAGGTCCGGGAACAAGTCGACTGA
- a CDS encoding CBS domain-containing protein gives MTGYRVSDVMTKQVVYLPAETTLDEAARVMKEADIGDVVVTDGATLAGMLTDRDIVVRAVAENSSPAATTIGSIVTREVVMIEQHCTAGEAAALMRDRGIRRVLVCDSDRKLVGIVSLGDLAMQLDPTSALSEISEQSPTV, from the coding sequence ATGACCGGTTACCGGGTCAGCGACGTGATGACCAAGCAGGTCGTGTATCTGCCGGCCGAGACCACCCTGGACGAGGCGGCCAGGGTGATGAAGGAGGCGGACATCGGCGACGTCGTTGTCACCGACGGCGCCACCCTCGCCGGCATGCTCACCGACCGCGACATCGTGGTGCGGGCGGTGGCCGAGAACAGCTCACCTGCGGCCACCACAATCGGTTCGATAGTCACCCGCGAGGTGGTCATGATCGAGCAGCACTGCACGGCGGGTGAGGCTGCGGCGCTCATGCGGGACCGGGGCATCCGCCGGGTGCTGGTCTGCGACAGCGACCGCAAGCTGGTGGGGATCGTCTCGCTCGGTGACCTGGCCATGCAGCTCGACCCGACAAGCGCGTTGAGCGAGATCAGCGAACAGTCGCCGACGGTCTAG
- a CDS encoding proline--tRNA ligase yields MLLRMSTLLLRTLREDPADAEVPSHRLLLRAGYIRRAAPGGYTWLPLGKLVLDRITEVVRAELVAIGDQEVHFPALLPAEPYRTSGRWTEYGDDIFTLADRRGAEHLLAPTHEEMAALLVKDLFTSYRDFPVTLFQVQTKFRDEARPRAGLLRGREFLMKDAYSFDLDEAGLRDAYARHRAAYQRIFDRLGLDHTVVHAMSGAMGGSASEEFLAATPVGEDTFVGCTACDYAANTEAVVTRAPAAGDPTAAPPAEVHDTPETATIASLVEVANARRLGDRDDWTAADTLKNVVLTVRQPGAERAELLVVGLPGDREVDLKRLAAALEPAQVAVFDEWAEHPELVRGYIGPQVLGKLGVRYLVDPRVVTGSAWLTGANEPGRHATGVVCGRDFTPDGTVEAAEVRAGDSCPDCGDGQLTIRRGIEIGHIFQLGRRYTDVFAVDVLGPAGKPVRPTMGCYGIGISRAVAAIAEQHHDDRGLCWPAAVAPCDVHLVVAGKGPQLDAALDLGGRLAAAGLRVLVDDRTHVSAGVKFTDAELIGIPRTVVVGRRLADGYVELRERVGGGRAELAVDAAVERIVDETRRERANLV; encoded by the coding sequence ATGCTGCTACGCATGTCGACCCTGTTGCTACGGACCCTGCGCGAGGATCCGGCCGACGCGGAGGTGCCGAGCCATCGGCTGCTGCTGCGCGCCGGCTACATCCGTCGCGCCGCGCCGGGCGGCTACACGTGGCTGCCGCTGGGCAAGCTGGTGCTGGACCGGATCACCGAGGTCGTGCGTGCCGAGCTGGTCGCGATCGGCGACCAGGAGGTGCACTTCCCGGCGCTGCTGCCCGCCGAGCCCTACCGGACCAGTGGCCGCTGGACGGAGTACGGCGACGACATCTTCACTCTCGCCGACAGGCGCGGCGCGGAGCACCTGCTGGCGCCCACCCACGAGGAGATGGCGGCGCTGCTGGTCAAGGACCTGTTCACCTCGTACCGGGATTTTCCGGTGACGCTGTTCCAGGTGCAGACGAAGTTCCGCGACGAGGCGCGACCCCGGGCCGGCCTGCTGCGCGGCCGGGAGTTCCTGATGAAGGACGCGTACTCGTTCGACCTGGACGAGGCGGGGCTGCGGGACGCGTACGCCCGGCACCGGGCGGCGTACCAGCGGATCTTCGACCGGCTGGGCCTGGACCACACGGTGGTGCACGCGATGTCCGGCGCGATGGGCGGCTCGGCGTCGGAGGAGTTCCTGGCCGCGACCCCGGTCGGTGAGGACACGTTCGTCGGCTGCACCGCCTGCGACTACGCGGCCAACACCGAGGCCGTCGTCACCCGGGCGCCCGCCGCCGGCGACCCCACCGCCGCGCCCCCGGCCGAGGTGCACGACACCCCCGAGACCGCGACGATCGCCAGCCTGGTCGAGGTGGCGAACGCCCGCCGGCTCGGTGACCGGGACGACTGGACCGCCGCCGACACCCTGAAGAACGTCGTGTTGACCGTGCGTCAGCCGGGCGCCGAGCGGGCCGAACTCCTGGTGGTCGGCCTGCCCGGTGACCGGGAGGTCGACCTGAAGCGGCTCGCCGCCGCGCTGGAGCCGGCCCAGGTGGCCGTCTTCGACGAGTGGGCCGAGCATCCGGAGCTGGTGCGCGGGTACATCGGTCCGCAGGTGCTCGGCAAGCTGGGCGTCCGCTACCTGGTCGACCCCCGTGTGGTGACCGGCTCCGCATGGCTGACCGGGGCGAACGAGCCGGGTCGACACGCGACGGGCGTGGTCTGCGGGCGGGACTTCACGCCCGACGGCACCGTGGAGGCGGCCGAGGTGCGCGCGGGCGACAGCTGCCCCGACTGCGGCGACGGCCAGCTGACCATTCGGCGGGGCATCGAGATCGGGCACATCTTCCAGCTCGGTCGCCGGTACACCGACGTGTTCGCTGTCGACGTGCTCGGGCCGGCCGGCAAGCCGGTCCGGCCCACCATGGGCTGCTACGGCATCGGGATCTCCCGGGCGGTCGCGGCCATCGCCGAGCAGCACCACGACGACCGGGGGCTCTGTTGGCCGGCGGCGGTCGCGCCGTGTGACGTACACCTTGTGGTCGCCGGCAAGGGCCCGCAGCTCGACGCGGCGCTGGACCTCGGCGGACGCCTGGCCGCCGCCGGCCTGCGGGTGCTCGTCGACGACCGGACGCACGTCTCGGCCGGGGTGAAGTTCACCGACGCGGAGCTGATCGGCATCCCACGGACCGTCGTGGTCGGCCGCCGACTGGCCGACGGGTACGTGGAACTGCGCGAGCGGGTCGGCGGCGGGCGCGCGGAATTGGCGGTGGACGCTGCGGTGGAGCGGATCGTCGACGAGACACGGCGGGAGCGTGCGAACCTGGTGTAG
- a CDS encoding transporter substrate-binding domain-containing protein gives MGLIVALAVLAAALVPIVLAMGPPTRDELLEDAHLKGKQQLVIGVKDDQPGISLKLPNNTWKGFDVDIAYMIAGYLGFDHSQVRFLPIESEDRARRQARDNDGFVTVDLVIASYSINAKREEEGAVFSASYLHTEQSVVTLKTFKDQVSSLEDLAGRTVCSLTTSTSIQRLAEAGAKPVGRNRISECIQEMYDGRVEAVTTDAAILAGFVTGDRAGVDGQRFPVTLKNVKPLKHWDIGSSPRERWGVNTGPNKALRDLVDLALYESANDENNSTWENAYNANLRWQQEYNLPQPVAEQQQPDPRKVEVRQWPWERIALPPPAYPGSPPAPTRPAARAGWRGRGRRNSGC, from the coding sequence GTGGGGCTCATCGTCGCGCTGGCCGTCCTGGCAGCCGCCCTGGTTCCGATCGTCCTCGCGATGGGCCCGCCGACCCGGGACGAGTTGCTGGAGGACGCCCATCTCAAGGGGAAACAGCAGCTCGTCATCGGCGTGAAGGACGACCAGCCGGGCATCTCGCTGAAGCTGCCGAACAACACCTGGAAGGGCTTCGACGTCGACATCGCGTACATGATCGCGGGGTATCTCGGCTTCGACCACTCCCAGGTGCGGTTCCTGCCGATCGAGAGCGAGGACCGGGCCCGCCGGCAGGCCCGGGACAATGACGGCTTCGTCACCGTCGACCTGGTCATCGCCTCCTACAGCATCAACGCGAAGCGCGAGGAGGAGGGTGCCGTCTTCTCCGCGTCCTACCTGCACACCGAGCAGTCGGTGGTGACCTTGAAGACCTTCAAGGACCAGGTGAGCAGCCTGGAGGATCTGGCCGGTCGGACGGTCTGCTCGCTCACCACCTCGACGTCGATCCAACGGCTCGCCGAGGCCGGCGCGAAGCCTGTGGGCCGCAACCGGATCAGCGAGTGCATCCAGGAGATGTACGACGGCAGGGTGGAGGCGGTCACCACCGACGCGGCGATCCTCGCCGGCTTCGTCACCGGGGACCGGGCGGGTGTCGACGGTCAACGCTTCCCGGTCACGCTGAAGAACGTGAAGCCACTCAAGCACTGGGACATCGGCTCGTCCCCGCGGGAGCGTTGGGGTGTCAACACCGGCCCCAACAAGGCGCTGCGCGACCTGGTCGACCTCGCGCTCTACGAGTCGGCAAACGACGAGAACAACTCGACCTGGGAGAACGCGTACAACGCCAACCTCCGTTGGCAGCAGGAATACAACCTCCCGCAGCCGGTCGCGGAGCAGCAGCAACCCGATCCGAGGAAGGTGGAGGTGCGACAGTGGCCGTGGGAGAGGATCGCGCTACCGCCCCCGGCGTACCCCGGATCACCACCAGCTCCGACAAGACCGGCCGCCCGCGCCGGATGGCGGGGGCGCGGCAGGCGCAACAGTGGCTGCTGA
- a CDS encoding SGNH/GDSL hydrolase family protein, which translates to MRWRSFVAVGDSFTEGMDDAYPDGTYRGWADLVATRLAADAGPDFRYANLAIRGRLFPSVVAEQVPSAVAMRPDLISFAAGGNDVLRRTFDPATLVSRFDEVVRQLRSGGADVLLFRFADVMARLPGQRLVAPRVELLNKAVGETAERHGAILVDLYADDTFLNPMLWSTDRLHLSPAGHRRVAGQVLNALGVGCDEEWLMVPPHPAPSLWLAARASDLRWAGQHLAPWVKRRLTGRSSGDTVTAKRPLLGPLVD; encoded by the coding sequence GTGCGCTGGCGCAGTTTTGTCGCGGTCGGGGACAGCTTCACCGAGGGTATGGACGACGCGTACCCGGACGGCACCTACCGGGGCTGGGCGGATCTGGTGGCGACCCGCCTCGCCGCCGATGCCGGCCCCGACTTCAGGTACGCGAACCTGGCCATCCGGGGACGGCTCTTCCCCAGCGTGGTGGCCGAGCAGGTGCCCTCCGCGGTGGCGATGAGGCCCGATCTGATCAGCTTCGCCGCAGGCGGCAACGACGTGCTGCGGCGCACCTTCGACCCGGCCACGTTGGTCTCCCGATTCGACGAGGTCGTCCGGCAGTTGCGCTCGGGTGGCGCGGACGTGCTGCTGTTCCGATTCGCGGACGTGATGGCGCGGTTGCCCGGTCAACGTCTCGTGGCTCCCCGGGTGGAGCTGCTCAACAAGGCGGTAGGTGAGACCGCCGAGCGGCACGGCGCCATCCTGGTCGACCTGTACGCCGACGACACCTTCCTCAACCCGATGCTCTGGAGTACCGACCGGCTGCACCTCTCTCCGGCCGGGCACCGGCGGGTCGCCGGGCAGGTGCTGAACGCGCTCGGTGTGGGCTGCGACGAGGAGTGGCTGATGGTCCCGCCGCACCCGGCGCCGTCACTGTGGCTCGCCGCCCGCGCGTCCGACCTGCGGTGGGCCGGTCAGCACCTTGCTCCCTGGGTGAAGCGGCGGCTGACCGGTCGGTCGTCCGGCGACACGGTGACCGCGAAGCGCCCGCTGCTCGGGCCGCTCGTCGACTGA
- a CDS encoding sulfurtransferase produces the protein MSVPNDPDPRLQAYADPQRLVTTEWLAQHLGDEGLVVVESDEDVLLYESGHIPGAVKVDWHLDLNDQVTRDYLDATSFAEMCAAKGIGRGDTVVFYGDNFNWWAAYALWVFSLFGHADVRLLDGGRQKWIAEGREVTRDKPARPRADYPVPLRDDAPLRAFREQVMAHIAVGRPLVDVRSPGEYTGEMLHMPDYPQEGALRGGHIPGAVSKPWKSAANEDGTFKSADELKAIYADQLGLSPDDDVIAYCRIGERSSHTWFVLRHLLGYPQVRNYDGSWTEWGNLVRAPVVKGDQPGGIAA, from the coding sequence ATGTCTGTGCCGAACGATCCTGATCCCCGCCTCCAGGCGTACGCCGACCCGCAGCGGCTGGTCACCACCGAGTGGTTGGCCCAGCACCTGGGCGATGAGGGCCTCGTCGTGGTCGAGTCCGACGAGGACGTCCTGCTCTACGAATCCGGTCACATCCCCGGCGCTGTCAAGGTCGACTGGCACCTCGACCTGAACGACCAGGTCACCCGGGACTACCTCGACGCGACGAGCTTCGCCGAGATGTGCGCCGCGAAGGGCATCGGTCGGGGCGACACGGTGGTCTTCTACGGCGACAACTTCAACTGGTGGGCCGCGTACGCCCTCTGGGTGTTCTCGCTCTTCGGCCACGCCGACGTGCGGCTGCTCGACGGCGGCCGGCAGAAGTGGATCGCCGAGGGGCGCGAGGTGACCCGCGACAAGCCGGCCCGGCCCCGCGCCGACTACCCGGTGCCGCTGCGCGACGACGCGCCGCTGCGGGCGTTCCGCGAGCAGGTGATGGCGCACATCGCCGTGGGGCGGCCGCTCGTCGACGTCCGGTCCCCGGGCGAGTACACGGGCGAGATGCTGCACATGCCCGACTACCCGCAGGAGGGCGCGCTGCGTGGCGGGCACATCCCGGGCGCGGTCAGCAAGCCGTGGAAGTCCGCGGCGAACGAGGACGGCACGTTCAAGTCCGCCGACGAGCTGAAGGCGATCTACGCCGACCAGCTCGGGCTGAGCCCCGACGACGACGTGATCGCGTACTGCCGGATCGGTGAGCGGTCCAGCCACACCTGGTTCGTGCTGCGGCACCTGCTCGGCTACCCGCAGGTGCGCAACTACGACGGCTCGTGGACGGAGTGGGGCAACCTGGTCCGGGCACCCGTGGTGAAGGGTGACCAGCCCGGCGGCATCGCCGCCTGA
- a CDS encoding SigE family RNA polymerase sigma factor — MGSTANEGRDGYLAFVESNQHRLLRSAFLICGNRHQAEDLLQDALLKLALRWTSVRDGDPAAYVRTILYRDAVSWWRRRRREWLSPTPPEQAAPDRDGALRLTLHDALGLLPPRQRAVLVLRYYEDLTEVATAEALGVTVGTVKSQCHMALRRLREVAPDLTGDGRSTRSGDPTTGLEVNK, encoded by the coding sequence ATGGGATCGACGGCGAACGAAGGCCGCGACGGCTACCTCGCCTTCGTGGAGAGCAACCAGCACCGGCTCCTGCGCTCGGCCTTCCTGATCTGCGGCAACCGGCACCAGGCCGAGGACCTCCTCCAGGACGCCCTCCTGAAGCTGGCGCTGCGCTGGACCTCCGTCCGCGACGGCGATCCCGCCGCCTACGTACGAACCATCCTCTACCGGGACGCGGTGTCGTGGTGGCGTCGGCGGCGACGGGAGTGGCTCAGCCCCACGCCGCCGGAGCAGGCGGCCCCCGATCGTGACGGCGCGCTGCGGCTGACCCTGCACGACGCCCTGGGGCTGCTGCCGCCCCGGCAGCGGGCCGTGCTGGTGCTGCGCTACTACGAGGACCTGACCGAGGTCGCCACGGCGGAGGCGCTCGGGGTGACAGTCGGCACCGTGAAGAGCCAGTGCCACATGGCGCTGCGCCGGCTCCGCGAAGTGGCCCCCGATCTCACCGGCGACGGCCGGTCGACCCGCTCCGGCGACCCGACCACAGGCCTGGAGGTGAACAAGTGA
- a CDS encoding TetR/AcrR family transcriptional regulator — protein sequence MTAPTHPTQPRRSDATRAAILRAARERFAADGYERATIRAIAADARIDPSMVMRYYGSKEGLFAAAAEFDLRLPDLAAVSPGQLGEVLVRHFLTRWEGDETLVALLRAASTNPGATERMRGIFADQLTAAVAAFGSDPTLTARRAGLIASQILGLAFTRYIVRLPPMVDMAPEELVSWIAPTLQRYLTGLPQT from the coding sequence ATGACCGCGCCCACCCACCCGACCCAGCCCCGCCGCTCGGACGCCACCCGCGCGGCGATCCTGCGAGCCGCCCGCGAGCGGTTCGCCGCCGACGGGTACGAGCGCGCCACGATCCGGGCCATCGCCGCCGACGCCCGGATCGACCCGTCGATGGTCATGCGGTACTACGGCAGCAAGGAGGGTCTGTTCGCGGCGGCGGCCGAGTTCGACCTCCGCCTGCCCGACCTGGCCGCCGTGTCGCCCGGTCAGCTCGGCGAGGTGCTGGTCCGGCACTTCCTCACCCGGTGGGAGGGCGACGAGACGCTCGTGGCGCTGCTGCGGGCCGCCAGCACCAACCCGGGGGCGACCGAGCGCATGCGCGGCATCTTCGCCGACCAGCTCACCGCGGCCGTGGCCGCGTTCGGCAGCGACCCGACGCTGACCGCCCGACGCGCCGGCCTGATCGCCAGCCAGATCCTTGGCCTCGCCTTCACCCGCTACATCGTCAGGCTCCCACCGATGGTGGACATGGCCCCGGAGGAGCTGGTCTCCTGGATCGCACCGACCCTCCAGCGCTATCTGACCGGGCTGCCACAGACCTGA
- a CDS encoding FAD-dependent oxidoreductase — protein sequence MLPTSTDVLVVGAGPTGLATALTLARRGVDVTVLDQQAEPPQTSRAAVVHAYTLEVLDRIGVAAPLVAQGVRAPRFTVRDRDRTLLSVPFHRLPSRFPYALLVSQAVTEAVLAGQLADLGVRVRRPCRLTDLSPTGDGVLARVDDADLRARYVVGADGLHSTVRRAAGIGFAGPDDEESFVLADVRVDSVLPRDEAALFLARPGPLIWAPLPGGVVRLVAAVPTAPPEPDAAYLQALLDERGLARRPDRVTDVLWGSRFLVRHRIADTFRSGPVLLAGDAGHVHSPAGGQGMNLGICDAVALGTVLADVLGGGPEALLDAYTARQRPMAEDVLSFAAGLTRMATASPARRPVRDGLLRLVGAVPPARRRVALRLSGLSHRERSAG from the coding sequence GTGCTGCCCACGAGTACCGACGTCCTGGTGGTGGGTGCCGGCCCCACAGGCCTCGCCACCGCACTGACGCTGGCCCGTCGCGGGGTCGACGTGACAGTGCTGGACCAGCAGGCCGAACCGCCGCAGACGTCCCGCGCGGCCGTCGTGCACGCGTACACCCTGGAGGTGCTGGACCGGATCGGCGTCGCGGCGCCGCTTGTGGCCCAGGGGGTGCGCGCGCCGCGTTTCACGGTCCGCGACCGGGACCGGACGCTGCTGTCGGTCCCGTTCCACAGGCTGCCGTCCCGTTTCCCCTACGCCCTGCTGGTCTCCCAGGCGGTCACCGAAGCCGTGCTCGCGGGGCAGTTGGCCGACCTCGGCGTCCGGGTGCGGCGGCCGTGCCGGCTGACCGACCTGAGCCCCACCGGCGACGGGGTGCTCGCACGTGTCGACGACGCGGACCTGCGCGCCCGGTACGTGGTCGGCGCGGACGGCCTGCACAGCACGGTCCGGAGGGCGGCCGGCATCGGCTTCGCCGGCCCCGACGACGAGGAGTCCTTCGTGCTCGCCGACGTGCGGGTCGACAGTGTGCTGCCCCGCGACGAGGCGGCGCTGTTCCTCGCCCGCCCCGGGCCGCTGATCTGGGCCCCCCTGCCGGGCGGAGTGGTCCGGCTGGTCGCCGCCGTGCCGACGGCGCCACCCGAGCCGGACGCGGCGTACCTCCAGGCGCTGCTGGACGAGCGCGGCCTCGCGCGGCGACCCGACCGGGTGACCGACGTGCTCTGGGGTTCGCGGTTCCTGGTGCGGCACCGGATCGCCGACACCTTCCGGTCCGGGCCGGTGCTGCTGGCCGGCGACGCCGGGCACGTGCACAGTCCCGCCGGAGGGCAGGGCATGAACCTCGGCATCTGCGACGCCGTGGCCCTCGGCACCGTCCTGGCCGACGTGCTCGGCGGTGGCCCGGAGGCGCTGCTCGACGCCTACACCGCCCGGCAGCGCCCGATGGCCGAGGACGTGCTGAGCTTCGCCGCCGGGCTGACCCGGATGGCCACCGCGTCCCCGGCCCGCCGACCGGTCCGCGACGGGCTGCTACGGCTGGTCGGGGCCGTCCCGCCGGCTCGTCGGCGGGTCGCACTGCGCCTGTCCGGATTGTCCCACCGGGAGCGGAGCGCGGGCTGA
- a CDS encoding MFS transporter, with product MTSSALGRDFRLLWSAAVSSRFGDALRTPALALLAATLTRDPRIIAVVTVAGQLPPLLFGLLGGVYADRWERRRTMAVVDGARAAVVAALAVAVVLDRAAVVTLVSAAFLLAALGTLFDSASFALLPTVVPPAALPRANGRLQAGSAVAGGFLGAPAAGVLFATAPALPFALDAVTFAVAAVLVLALTPPPAVGAGPAIRRGSVWSEIVEGMRWLRGHRTLWRVTLLAAACNLAISGLMAVLVLYALDVLRVPPAGYGLFAAGAILGGVVGALGAGRLAARLGTVLALRAVLAAQTVALVGFALARQPVPGGIALAVFAAGTVVWNSLSASYGQRHVPGGLLGRVGAAQRMVGLLTAPVGAAVAGLAAAAYGTVPVAGAAAGTFALVTLAAWRTLRPVATAVAPAGGTAPAQRERHPSR from the coding sequence ATGACCTCCTCCGCTCTGGGCCGGGACTTCCGGCTGCTCTGGTCCGCCGCTGTCTCGTCCCGGTTCGGGGACGCGCTGCGTACGCCGGCTCTGGCCCTGCTGGCGGCGACACTGACGCGTGATCCTCGGATCATCGCGGTGGTCACCGTGGCCGGGCAGCTGCCGCCGCTGCTCTTCGGCCTGCTGGGCGGCGTGTACGCGGACCGCTGGGAACGGCGGCGGACGATGGCGGTGGTCGACGGGGCACGCGCGGCGGTGGTGGCGGCGTTGGCGGTGGCTGTCGTCCTCGACCGGGCCGCCGTCGTGACGCTCGTGTCGGCCGCGTTCCTCCTCGCCGCGTTGGGCACCCTCTTCGACTCGGCCTCGTTCGCGCTGCTGCCCACTGTCGTGCCGCCGGCCGCGCTGCCCCGGGCGAACGGGCGGCTCCAGGCGGGGAGCGCGGTGGCCGGCGGTTTCCTCGGCGCACCGGCCGCCGGTGTCCTCTTCGCCACCGCCCCCGCCCTGCCGTTCGCTCTGGATGCCGTCACCTTCGCGGTGGCGGCAGTGCTCGTGCTGGCCCTCACGCCGCCTCCCGCCGTGGGCGCGGGACCGGCGATCCGCCGCGGGTCGGTGTGGAGCGAGATCGTCGAGGGGATGCGCTGGCTGCGCGGGCATCGGACGCTGTGGCGTGTCACCCTGCTGGCCGCCGCGTGCAACCTGGCGATCAGCGGTCTCATGGCGGTGCTCGTGCTCTACGCGCTTGACGTGCTGCGGGTGCCGCCGGCCGGATACGGGCTGTTCGCGGCGGGCGCCATCCTCGGCGGCGTGGTCGGGGCGCTCGGGGCGGGCCGGCTCGCCGCCCGGCTCGGCACGGTGCTCGCGCTGCGGGCGGTGCTCGCGGCGCAGACCGTCGCGCTTGTCGGGTTCGCGCTGGCCCGGCAACCGGTGCCGGGCGGGATCGCGCTGGCCGTCTTCGCCGCCGGCACAGTCGTGTGGAACAGCCTGTCGGCGTCGTACGGGCAGCGACACGTGCCGGGCGGGTTGCTCGGTCGGGTGGGTGCCGCGCAGCGGATGGTCGGTCTGCTCACCGCACCTGTCGGCGCGGCGGTCGCCGGGCTGGCCGCCGCCGCGTACGGGACGGTGCCGGTGGCGGGAGCGGCGGCCGGCACGTTCGCTCTTGTCACGCTTGCGGCGTGGCGGACACTTCGGCCTGTCGCGACCGCCGTCGCGCCCGCCGGCGGCACGGCACCGGCCCAGCGAGAGCGACACCCGTCGCGGTGA